In a single window of the Salvelinus fontinalis isolate EN_2023a unplaced genomic scaffold, ASM2944872v1 scaffold_0023, whole genome shotgun sequence genome:
- the LOC129842226 gene encoding zinc finger protein 883-like has protein sequence MDTDKASQFPSILPESPGQTSPGTALLQGLVDCRKTPGQSGTERGEEKEDGDLISLRDRPNRCSLSGRGLSGDPQQHDADKTSLQKSLSRSERLNKHQQRLIGKKPHHRCSGCGKSFAKQTELIIHQRIHTGEKPYSCDQCGKSFNQSGHLTTHKRIHTGEKPYSCDWCGKSFNQSGAMTTHQRIHTGEKPYSCDQCGKSFRMSGDLTAHQNIHTGEKPYSCDQCGKSFNRSGQLTTHQRIHTGEKPYSCVQCGKSFNRSGHLTTHQRIHTGEKPYSCDQCGKSFNHSGSLITHQRIHTGERPYGCDQCGKSFILSGSLITHQRIHTGERPYGCDQCGKSFNHSGHLTTHQRIHTGEKPYSCDQCGKSFNHSGTLSEHQRTHTGEKPYSCDQCGKSFNQSGHLTIHQRLHTGEKPYSCDQCGKSFNQSGDLTAHQRIHTGEKPFSCDQCGKSFNRSGNLTAHQRIHTGEKPYNCDQCGKSFNHSGALITHQRIHTGEKPYSCDQCGKRFNRSGYLTTHQRIHTGEKPYNCDQCGKSFRNLGHLTIHQRIHTGEKPYSCDQCGKSFARDFTLTKHHLTHTGEKPYSCDQCGKSFRTSEHLTKHQRTHTGEKPYSCNQCEKSFSQDSSLTTHQLTHTGEKPYSCLCGKSFAHSGSLKKHQKAQTCFLSSPSSPAPVPDP, from the exons ATGGATACG gacaaagctAGTCAGTTCCCCTCTATCCTCCCGGAGTCCCCAGGTCAAACGTCTCCCGGTACTGCTTTACTGCAGGGTCTGGTTGACTGCAGGAAAACACCGGGGCAGAGTGGaactgagagaggagaagaaaaggaAGATGGAGATTTGATATCATTAA GGGACAGACCTAACCGTTGCTCTCTCAGTGGGAGGGGCTTATCTGGGGATcctcaacaacatgatgctgacaagACATCCCTccagaagagtctctccagatcagaacgtCTCAATAAACACCAGCAGAGACTTATAGGGAAGAAACCTCACCACCGCTGCTCTggctgtgggaagagttttgctaaaCAGACAGAATTGATAATTCACCAGCGgattcacactggagagaagccttatagctgtgatcagtgtgggaagagcttcaatcaATCAGGACACCTGACTACACACAAACgcatacatacaggagagaagccttatagctgtgattggtgtgggaagagcttcaatcaatcaggagccatgactacacaccaacgcatacacacaggagagaagccttatagctgtgatcagtgtgggaagagcttcaggATGTCAGGAGATCTGACTGCACACCAGaacatacacacaggagagaagccttatagctgtgatcagtgtgggaagagcttcaatcgTTCAGGACAACTGACTACACACCagcgcatacacacaggagagaagccttatagctgtgttcagtgtgggaagagcttcaatcgTTCAGGACACCTAACTACACACcagcgtatacacacaggagagaagccttatagctgtgatcagtgtgggaagagcttcaatcaTTCAGGATCCCTAATTACACACCagcgcatacacacaggagagaggccttatggctgtgatcagtgtgggaagagtttcattCTTTCAGGATCCCTAATTACACACCagcgcatacacacaggagagaggccttatggctgtgatcagtgtgggaagagcttcaatcaTTCAGGACACCTGACTACACACCAGCgcatacacactggagagaagccttatagctgtgatcagtgtgggaagagcttcaatcaTTCAGGAACCCTGAGCGAACACCAAcgtacacacacaggagagaagccttatagctgtgatcagtgtgggaaaagCTTCAATCAATCAGGACACCTGACTATACACCAACgcttacacacaggagagaagccttatagctgtgatcagtgtgggaagagcttcaatcaATCAGGAGACTTAACTGCACACCagcgcatacacacaggagagaagccttttagctgtgatcagtgtgggaagagcttcaatcgGTCAGGAAACCTGACTGCACACCagcgcatacacacaggagagaagccttataactgtgatcagtgtgggaagagcttcaatcaTTCAGGGGCCCTGATTACACATCAGCGCATACATACTGgcgagaagccttatagctgtgatcagtgtgggaagcgCTTTAATCGTTCAGGATACCTGACTACACACCAGCGAATACACACTGGCGAGAAGCCTTAtaactgtgatcagtgtgggaagagcttcaggAATTTAGGACACCTGACTATACACCagcgcatacacacaggagagaaaccttatagctgtgatcagtgtgggaagagttttgctcgAGATTTCACCCTGACCAaacaccatctcacacacactggagagaaaccttatagctgtgatcagtgtgggaagagtttcaggACATCAGAACACCTGACTAAAcaccaacgcacacacacaggagagaaaccttatagctgtaatcaGTGTGAGAAGAGTTTTTCTCAAGATTCCAGCCTGACTACACAccagctcacacacacaggagagaaaccttactccTGTCTATGTGGAAAGAGCTTTGCTCATTCGGGGTCACTGAAAAAACACCAGAAAGCTCAAACATGTTTTctttcatctccctcctctccggcACCGGTTCCAGATCCCTAA